GACGCGGAAGTTGTAACACAAGACTGGCTTCAAACTTTTATGGACTCCGCCAAATTGAACAATCGCGATACCCACGTGTACCGCGGCTCTGGGTCTTTAGTGCCTCCAATCAATCATCATCTCGCCACAAGATATCCACCCCATTATCAAAATACTTGCACTGTGGGGACACACATACTAAAATACACTGCCTCTATTCAGTCTTACTCTTTCTAATTTGTAACTTTAATCAGTCACTTTCATCGCTAGGGCTGACTCGGTAGGAATGTCGGATCGATGGCAGATCGAAAACTTTTGTGTTCCTCACACAAACCGAACGCAACCATGCTAGGTGAAATCAGAAAACATCTCACGAACAACCTTTTCTCACAACCTCTCTTGGAATGTAGAACCTGGATGGACGATAATTGTTCGGGCATTACATATATCTCCGAGCCAACCAGTACAACCAAAATACGTTAAGCATAGTACATAAGCCCGTGAGAAGCTCAATAAAAGAAGATGCCGGCATAGTATCCCAACCGAAGAAATCAGGACTCGAAATAGATTTAAGTCTCAGCAAGAACGAGCATTCTTTTGCTGGGGTGCCATCTACTGAACGAATGCAAAGAATATCAATCCCGAGTTCATCAAGCCCAATGTAATTAACCACACAGATGGTAGTCCATTATACTACGCAGATCGAATGGCTGTTGTCACTGGTTCTCGGTGTGTCCAATAAACTTTCTAAAATCCACCTGATGACTCACTTGTTCCATGGACATTCGTAGGAAGCGCAGCTAAAAAATGTAGGGCCCGTGCTCCTTTGAGCATATACTTAAAGGGAGACCCCGCGACGCAAAAACGAGAAACGCGATTGTCCAGTCACCACTTCCATCTATAATGGCCAGAACTAAACAATCTGCTCGAAAATCGACGGGAGGTATGAAATCGATTAATCCATCAATGCGGCACGGAACCTGACTTTCAGCCAGGGAAAACACCTCGAAACCAAATTCTAGAACACATTGTATCCAAAACTCCTAGGGATTCAGGTTCGCAAGTGGCAAAAAAGACCACCAACAACTTCGTAAGATATTTCTCTAAATTTCCTTCTGTAAACATTAACCAATATCCTTCCTGTCTTTAGGCAAAAAAATCGGTTTCCTATGGGGGAGTGAAGAAACCACATCGTTTCCGCCCTGGCACCGTTGCTCTGCGCGAAATCCGTCGCTATCAGAAGTCCACTGAGCTCCTTATTCGCAAGCTTCCGTTTCAGAGACTTGTGCGAGAGATAGCTCAGGATTACAAGGTgtgtcattttcttttttcataCACTTGACATAACAATAGCGTTATAATTCAAAATCCATCTAGACAGACTTGCGGTTCCAGTCGTCTGCTATCATGGCACTTCAGGAGGCATCCGAGGCTTATCTTATTTCGCTGTTCGAAGACACTAATCTAGCTGCTATCCACTCTAAAAGGGTTACCATTATGCCAAAGGATTTATACTTAGCCCGGCGCCTCCGCGGAGAAGTTCGCCATTAGACATACAGCATTCTCCAATGTGCGGTAGTCAAATTTTATAACATAAATGCATTCCAAAACTCGGATGGCTCATTTTCTCACTACTATCGTAGCTCCCAGGGACGAGAAACGGTGCTTAATTTTACTGTTGTCGATGACATGCCtttaggaacagccttgaAATTTACTCGCCGAGGTCATTAGTACCATGCGGACAAAGGACATCGCATCCCGACTACTTTTCAGCTACCGTTAGCATTTGCTCTCTAAGTGCAAAAAGCACCCTACCTCGGTCACTTGCCGTGTATGCTTGCAAGCTAATAAAGATACCTTTTATTCCATTAGACTATAGTATTAAATCCTTTAGCGTAATGGTAACCCTTTTGGTATCCTAACCCTTCCAATCGCATGCCTCGActccaacaaggtcgattATCGGGCTTTGGGGCTAAGTATTCTGTATGCCTTGTAAAGCGAGAAGGGATCCTGGATATAGATTTTGTACAAAATTTACTTTTTCAATATTATAATTTGTCGACATCGGAAAGCCGGACAGAGTAATCCGAGGAAGCGTCAATCGGACATTTAGATGTTGTCATTAGATTACATGGAAGCGATGAGAGAAACCACAACTAACAACCTCGTCGAcatttcaaatttcaactCTTCCCAAACTATACCACTCTCTTTGAATCGTCAACGGTTCATGACTTGGTCAAGCTCTGCCATTTATAATGGCGTCTCTTCAGCATTCCTTCGAGTTTGCCTTCATACGAATTTTGATCTGGGTGCCAAGTAGCACTATGCCGGCGGATTAAAATTTTCTGTTTGTTCCTTGAGTCTGAAAACTACTACCACGTGTGATGTTACCCCACCTCCACATACAAATCCCCAGATGGCGTACTGCTAATGCGGCTAACATGGTCcgttcttctttcttcgccTTCCATCTCCCTCCACTGGGTAACGGTACTTTTACGGTATTAGCATCTCGATTAAGTATATCTTAGCCTTGACATAGAGCGAAAGCAAACCAAAAACTGGAGTTTGAAGCAACCTTTTACGAAAAAAGCTGTTGAGAGAAAGTTCAACGGTGACCATACACCTCGACAAGGACAATATATGAAGTCTTCCCCTAGGCTCCGCGCAATTTGTTTTTTCATCGATAATCTGTTCCTGTTTGCCTCGGATGCGTGTTTAACTAATTAAAGTTTTAAATTTTAGAGGTGGCAATATACCCTGTCCAGTTGTCGGAGTCCTAATATCGAACAAGCGCTTTCGAGTCCCAACTGCGTCTATCCGGGTCTACCGTTTCCTACACACTACTGACTTCAGATCGATCTACCTAAATCAGAAAAGATGAACAGAAATTTTATAAGATTGACTTGATAAAGTCGCGGCTATAGACGTTACGCGTCCGGGAGGTTCTCTGTGCCAGAGGTAATATCTATGGTCCGACGGTTCCCCGAAAGTTGTGTGTGATCCAAGCACGCACTAAATTTAAGTCCCACGTGTACTTCACGTTTCCAAGAACTCTGTCGTCACCGGTTCGACTGGTTGATATCAACCAAACTTACATCCCGACTCATTTCTAAGCCCAAATACCTATATCTTCTCTCACAAATCCTTCCATCTTATCGGATTCAATGATGGCTATGGGTCCCATGACCTTCAAATTTTAGCGCCATTGGGCACTCAGTCGTAAGCTGGCTTGTCAAATGATCAAATCGGCATTAGAGAACGTGAAACGAAATTGCTCCCCAGAGCAAACTCAACCTCTGTGGTCACCGAGAACTCTACCAAGGCAGCGTTAGGTCGGAGTCTCATGATACTCTGCAATATGCGTAATTTATTTTCGATCGTATTCGTTTTTGCAAAGCGGACACCTCGAAATCGCAAGCACCGGAAGGACAGTGAAGTAAATGAGTTAAATACCGAGTTGTTTCTGCGAATGTAACAAGCTGTTCGCCCACTGCCTTTGGTTTTTCAGGATGCGCTTGCTTACGCTGTCTGCTTTCTTTGCGCTACTCCCGTACGCTCTTACGAGCCCGGTTTTCCACAACTCCACTGTTCACGATGATATCAATGCGCGTGCGCCATCCAGCTCTAAGTCTGTCATCATTCAAATGTTCGAGTGGAACTGGGACAGCATCGCTGCGGAGTGCACAAATTTTATAGGACCCGCTGGCTATGGTTATGTTCAAGGTGAATATTGCATGCTTTCCCGTAACTTGACTAATATTGTATCTAGTTAGTCCTCCTCAAGAACATATCAAAGGATCTCAGTGGTGGACAGACTACCAACCCGTCTCCTACATCCTGACTTCAAAACGTGGAAATCGAGATCAGTTCAAAAAGTATGAATCTTCTTCCTTGAAATGTATAAA
The sequence above is a segment of the Psilocybe cubensis strain MGC-MH-2018 chromosome 4, whole genome shotgun sequence genome. Coding sequences within it:
- a CDS encoding Histone H3; the encoded protein is MARTKQSARKSTGGKTPRNQILEHIVSKTPRDSGSQVAKKTTNNFAKKSVSYGGVKKPHRFRPGTVALREIRRYQKSTELLIRKLPFQRLVREIAQDYKTDLRFQSSAIMALQEASEAYLISLFEDTNLAAIHSKRVTIMPKDLYLARRLRGEVRH